CGCGATGGCTGTGAGACCTACGAGATGAAGAATCTGGTCTTCCAGTACAGGACAAACCTCTTCATTAACGAACTGAAAAACGGAAACATCTCGCTGAGGATTTCCAACGTGCAGCTGTCTGATACAGGAATATACATATGCAAGACACTCCAGAGGCCTCCTCGGGAGGTCGTTACAATAGAGCTTGTTGTGGGTATGTccaatcacatttatttatagtaaaAGCTATGCAGTTGCGTTATACTCTCCTAAAAGTTGCTTGTTTCCGTTATGGAGAAGGGTCTGCCGTGGAGTGCTGCACAGGCCTAATTGTTCATGACATATTTTGCTGTCACTGTCGTGGTACGTTTAAATGgtttatcattaaagaaatagttcgagattttgggaaatacgcttattcgctttcttgagagttagatgagaagatcgacacCACTCCGatctgttaaatataaagctacagccaggagcaggttagcgtagcttagcataaagactgcagTGGGAAACAACTTGCCAGGTTCAGTGTAAAGGTAGCAAAATCTACACCTCTAAAAAATCAAATGAACTAAACTAATTAACAAgtcatatcttgtttgtttaatctgtagaaaaactgaagtgtaaaaatgacacttaGTTGTTTTACATGGCACTGTGGgcctgactatttcttggctcggagcagtaacttcctggagtcgccgctggttgcctggcaattTCTCATAACtccacataaccccctgtaaaacaacagcttgtcattttcacacataGGTGGACCAGATtatctgtttccccctgtttccagtttttatgctaagcttaggtaaccggctgctggctgtagctacCTATTTACCacacagacgtgagagtggtatcaatcttctcatcaaacttgcggcaggaaagcaaataagcgctcccaaaatgttaaactattcctttaacatttcCTGAGGCGTGTTTGACCCACATGATATGTAGGAAAGAATCTGTAAAGTTATTTTGATCAAATATAGAACTTTGAATAATTCAGATAATGTTGCTTTCTGACGTGAACTGATTttgttgggttgtttttttttttttacagattttgacAGAAATGTTGGATGGAAAGTTCAAAGGTCACACCTTGTATACTTATTGTTTTTCAAGGTGCAGTTTCTGAGCCACAACTCTCAGTTGTTCCAGCTGTGAATGATGGAGTGACTCTGCAGTGTGAAGCCAACTGCTGGTTCCCGCAGCCTGAGATAACATTTCTTGATGAACAGGGAAACAACATCAGTGCTGAAACCCCGAAGAGTGGTGTAGACTCCAGGGGATGTTACACCGTCACAAGGAGAGTGACTGTGCAGACTGCTACCAAAAGGTTCAATTTCACTTTAATACTCAAGAGATGTATATTTGGTTCCGTCTTTAAATCTAAGTTGTCATTTGCTTTATTTACCTCACTCGAGGAGATTATGTTTACATTCCCATCTGTTTGTTAGCTTAATTTATCAAAATCCTGTATACACCactcaaagcaaaacaaatgtgtcaaGCAAAAATCTGTTTCCAGCAGTAAAGGCTCTCGCACACTAAAAGATGGAAAGAATTGTTTATTTCATGGCAGCAGATTCAGCTATGCTgccggctctgtgaggctgtactttgacacagatgtgctttgagctaaatgctaacatctgcatgctaacatgctcacagtagccaagtttccatccaaatgtagtgcaaaaTGTAACCAAATTTGTATCTGCGAATTTCAaatttgcacataaaaacaggtggatggaaatgcacttattgacAATGCTCGCATGCTGGTGCTAAGCAGGCatattgtttaccatgttcactatcttagcttagcatgctaacattgctaaATAGCGAATAGTGAGAATGTCAATAATTTTGCAGGTTTTTAGTAAAGTATTtagcaaattaaaattttgacctgatgatggcccTAGATGAAATGTTAAGGGTTCACCAAattattagaattcatcctaAGGGAGACATGAAtttgtgtacaaaatgtcatggtaatCCTACACTTCACTCTTAACTTAGTCAGCACTGATGATGCAGTTCCTCTCGTGTTTATTGCAACCAAGCTACAGTAGGAACGTAAAACAAATTACTTGTATGCCAGAGTGAAGGTCTACAGTACCACGAATGTTGGTTGAATTGTGTGTCATACTGGTGAAAAAGAGTTCCGAAAGAAGCTTTTCATAATATtgaaatgttataaaatatgaCTTTATTGTGATTCACCAGCAGCAAGACTGTTTTCCAGCACAAAGCTCTACATCTTTCAATTtataactaacaaaactaaaatTTCAACTCGTGTATTTTCATCACAGGGTCACCTGCAGAGTTCAGCAGCCTCACCACATAAATCAGACGAGGGTCACAGATATTTACATACCAGGTACAGTGGAGCCTTAACAATGCTGTATAAACTGCTCACATTCATGCTTTAACCCTCCCTGCCATTCTGTCAGCCACATACAGTTTTGCTATAAACAATGGGGCGATAATCTATGCACTATATAATGTATGtggaataaaatgtaaatatactctaaatgaaaagaaattatgTTGATGTATTTTAGTTATTATTGCATGCTCTAACACTGTTGAAAGATTTTGATCTTATTTCAGTAATTTGTTGCTTAATAACGTACTGAGATTATTCTGGCTAAGATCAATCCGTCATATGTGAATCTGACAAATTACATTCACGTAATCAGATTTTTCTTTATCCGTGGATTTATGGAGGAGACTCCAAAGACGTTAAGTGTGACTGTTGTTAGTGTGAAATTCTTAGTTTGGTAGAAGTGGTGGCTCTGCATGCAGTGCCGGGCAGAAAGCAGCTCCTGATAATCTGACAACAACTTATTCAGGTGGTCTCTCTGTGGAGTATGTAATATATTTCTGAAATATTGTATAATGTACTTATTTTCACTTAATCTTTATTATCATTTCAGCAAACTGCATGACATCCTGCACTCTAACCACCAGCATTGCTGTTGTAGTAACTGCAATAATATGTGCATTAATTGGCTTCTTATTCAAGAAGTGTGGGAACTTTGGTAAGTCAGTAACACTTGGAAACTTGTGTTTCCAGCCGCTACATCCCAACATTCACCACCATTTTCTTCAGCCAAATACCTCCAAGACACAGATATGTGTGGAATATTTTTGATTATTGCATCTTttgaaatattgatatttatgtTTTGCCTAggatttttttataaatgttctatttcttttctgtttgagAATTTATagcaacaaaactgaaatgttagGAATGAAGCAAGTACTAACAGaacatatgtttttatgtgttcacacagttggggggaaaaaaattacaattacaaagtacaacacacagaaatgcagaaGTTTACACACCAAGAAACCAGGCTGACGACAATGAAAATTCCACCACTGagcatctaaaaaaaataaaggaactTCATGACAAAGAAGAGATCATCCGCCAACTAACTGAAGAGCTGAATGACCTCAGATCTAAGCAGAGTCCTGTTGCGTGCAGTCATGGCCAGCCTACATTTGACAATAGTCCTTCCAAATCCTCACCAGACGTCTCAAATCCCATTAACCTAGCCCCACAGTTTCCCCAAGACAACAATCCAAAACCAGCGGCCTCAGCCAACAGCAACTGTCCTAAATCTGGCAACTTACCCCAGAACAAAGATTCAAAACCTGGAGTCTCAATACAAATTCCAGCATCTAGCCCCCTGATCCAAAAAGGCAGTCACAACCACAGCAGTCCTGCTCTTTCGACAGATAACAGCACTGTGTTGCCCACCTCATCTTCAGCCTTCACTTCAAAGGAAAGGGCTGTTCGTTCACACAGCTTGTCAGAGCCTCGTCGAAATAGTGCCGGGCTCCAACGTAGATCCACCATCTCAGCCCTGTCTAATAACCCCTTTGGTATTCTGGCAAATTTGCCTGAAGATTCGGAGCCGTTGCTTTGatgacagcagagcagaaatgTCACCAGGTAAAACTAAAATCTGAGGTGAACAGCGCACAGCCGTCAGTTGGGTGGGAGTTTGTGTGGTTTTCATACAAATAATTGGCATTACAAATGTTTACAAAATGCTTGGTACCCATGAGCCTCATTGCACTGAGGTCAGCATGTGGTCCACCTGGCTGTGCCATCGCAAGTTACCCTGGATAGTGACCCCCAGCACTGAACCGAAAGATGTTTCCTGTGAAAGACCTTCCAGACTGTACAGAAGTGTGTAGAAATTCAACACAGTATCTACACAATTAAATGGATTCAGGTTTCTGGTCTataaaaatgattcattaatagCCCTGTACATATTTCACATGTTAAAAGAGTATCAAGGCCTAAGATTGTATTTGAGTCAACTCAACTCAAATTATGTCAGTGGtcaagaaaataacattttatatgtttttaaagctttcCTTCTGTCTTTTACAAAATAAAGAGCTTTTATGTGTTTAATTACAGTGCTCTGTACTCCATACTATACTATTCTAAAACTCTAAAAACAGGTGAAGACCACCCCCTGGTGGATAAATCATGGTATTGCATTTTTTTGATTTGCActggtttttggtttttgtcgATCCACCAGCATTCAATGATTTAGAAATAAATTATACAATAAAACTACAAATACATATGATCTGCcatttgctttcattttaaGCTGTTTTATATGTGTACAATttcatatatataattatttccTCCTCTTACGCCACTTTATAttctaaatgtttcttttgtcattcatttattacGTTTTTCTAGTCTGTCTTTTGTAAAGTACTCACTTTTAGTTACCATTtctattaaatgttttatacaaATAAGGTTGTCTTGCCTTTTTTGAAACGCAAATAACTTTATGATAACAGACCAGCAAACAGTTACACAAATATATTCATTGACAGTCACACCTCGTACGCTCCCCAAACCCTGGCAGcaacacatgaaataaaacaataaaacagacaagGAATAAGTCatacagtaaaaatacaatCATGACTTCTGTTTAATATTAATGTGGACTAAGTTTAAATAATGCAGTGGTTCAAACCAAACAGAGCTAAACATGACAAAcaggtgaaggtggaggagtgtAAACATTACATTGATTTGGCAGCGATTTACATTAAGTGCATTCAACCTCAAATTGTAAGGTACAGTCGCACTTCCAGTTTTGAAAGGAgcagttcgacattttgggaaatgtttatttgctttctcagAGTGCGATGGGAAGACTGATAGCCCACTCATGTGCAGTTACAGGCTGTGGGATCTGTTCTCACCAAGAAAGCGAATATGCGCATTTCCCTTTTCTTTGAAATGCGTCCTTCAGAAGGTTAGAaaggttgtatttatttttatttgtttttgttgaaaggCAGAGAAGCGCTACACCTGGATAAATTCAACGACCCCCTttgagtggacaaaataacagaaacctGGGAATATAgaaactgcagcctccagagTGCTCATACagctgaatcaacacctctggGACCCTTAACAGGTTTCAACAGAGCATAAGCTCCactgaaggtaggatttattgcaggactgttgtatttgATCGCATTCGTTTTAGCtagtacctaataaactggcaactgaatgTATGTCTCAGTGAGGGACAGGTGTGCAGGGTCAGGAGAGTGGCAAGGCCTGAGGATGACTaacatgcagtggtggaagaagtattcaactcatttacttaaaagtaaaattgatGATACCACACTATAGAAATACTCAATCACAAAAGCTCTGCATTCAGAATTTCACTTCAGTGAAAGTACAAAAGCACAGTCAGCAGGATTTGTTTGTCAGAATGGGCTCTGTCAGTGCTACCTCATTACATTACTGGACCGTTGTTATTGATGCATCAACATGTAAACAGTACTTTAATGTTAGAGGTGGTCGAGGGagctaatttaaaatgtatatacttTTGGTTAGTTAAATCTATAACctagcatcatattttatatactgatcacatgttttgtttggaaaatctgaaaagtaactagtaactacaactgtcaaataaatgtagtggagtacaaagtacaatatttcaaaatgtaaaggagtagaagtacaagtacctccaaattgtacttaagtacgtTAGTAAATGTACATCAACGtgcttttcatttcataaaGGAGACACGGTTCATGCAACAAAAAtgacatacaaaataaatgtattcacaGGCCTTCTGACTGCTGCCAGTGTTTACAGTCTTCTCTCCTGGTCTCTCATCCTGTTACCTGAACAGCAAAGTAGGTCATATGTCGGTGCTGCAGTTCATGTGATCCCAACTCCTCAACATTTCATCATTTGGGAGGAGTCCAGGATTCAGGGCGTTAAAAGAGATGCAGCTTCACATCACCATCATGGCTCGTCTGAGTCTGTTTTTGAGCCTCATTGGAAAACAAACTTCGACAAGCGACACGAAGACGAGATTTGTGAAGTGTTTTACAGGAGAAAAGACTTCGAGTATGAAGACTAACTGGTCGGTTTAGCAAATGTAGGACGTCTGGTAAACTCCCCCTCCTCAGATAAAGCGCAGCCGCTTCCCTGACGTTTTCTATGGGCACCACCCAGGACCAGAAGTAAATACATTTCCTCATAccagtattttgtgttttattttgatacatttgacGAGTTCAGTATTTGTAACAAGATACTATCTGGTGTATTTGTGCCCATCTTTGGATGCAGTTTATAGAGCCGCGCACTTGTGATGAAGTCACTGATGTGGAGACGGAGTAACCCACGGTCCACAGCGCGTGGAGACACTTGGCGCGGAACACGTGTGTCTTCAATAAAGTGTTGAGCGCATGCAGTTAAAGTCAAGTCTCTCGATATACGTCTCATATACCAAGTCATATAAAGCTATACAAACAGTATTTTTCGGTCTAACAAGAGAAAACACCCTTTTCAACAGCGCGTTTATTTCTGTTTACGGGTCTAATGTTAATGAAATTAAACATGTTGATAAAGACTGAAGCTGGCAGCTCCGAAGCTTCTtcccctgtgtgtctgtctgctgactCTGTCCGGAGTGGTACTTGGAGAGGAAAACGGTAAGAAAAGTTGTGAACCACACTACGTAGCTTACCAATGGTAGccagaaacagctgtagagcatCTCTGCTGGAAAACGGCCTGGATCTGACGACTCTCCGAGTCGGCTGTTAAGGGAAAGTTAAGGGAAACTTAACTTACAGCGACCGAGCCTCCATTTTTTTTGCACCTTTTGTTGTGAAAGCATGTTAGACATTTTAGGAGCATCTTTGGTAAAGCCTTAAGGCTGCCCGAAACCCACTTTCAAATTTGTAAAACCTATattgtatttgtgaaaatgcacaaAAGGGCGATTTCGCAGTTTTTGTTTCCAGACCTAGACCACATTGAACCGGGTCCAGATCAAAAACCACTCATGTGCAGTTACAGGCTGTGGGATCTGTTCTCACCAAGAAAGCGAATATGCGCATTTCCCTTTTCTTTGAAATGCGTCCTTCAGAAGGTTAGAaaggttgtatttatttttatttgtttttgttgaaaggCAGAGAAGCGCTACACCTGGATAAATTCAACGACCCCCTttgagtggacaaaataacagaaacctGGGAATATAgaaactgcagcctccagagTGCTCATACagctgaatcaacacctctggGACCCTTAACAGGTTTCAACAGAGCATAAGCTCCactgaaggtaggatttattgcaggactgttgtatttgATCGCATTCGTTTTAGCtagtacctaataaactggcaactgaatgTATGTCTCAGTGAGGGACAGGTGTGCAGGGTCAGGAGAGTGGCAAGGCCTGAGGATGACTaacatgcagtggtggaagaagtattcaactcatttacttaaaagtaaaagtaatgataCCACACTATAGAAATACTCAATCACAAAAGCTCTGCATTCAGAAtttcacttcagtaaaagtacaaaagcacaGTCAGCAGGATTTGTTTGTCAGAATGGGCTCTGTCAGTGTTACCTCATTACATTACTGGACCGTTGTTATTGATGCATCGACATGTAAACAGTACTTTAATGTTAGAGGTGGTCGAGGGagctaatttaaaatgtgtatactTTTGGTTAGTTAAATCTATAACctagcatcatattttatatactgatcacatgttttgtttggaaaatctgaaaagtaactagtaactacaactgtcaaataaatgtggtggagtacaaagtacaatatttcaaaatgtaaaggAGTAGAAGTACTGAGTACCTTCAAATTGTACTTACGTACAGTACGTTAGTAAATGTACATCAACgtgctttttcatttcataaagGAGACACGGtgcaacaaagaacaaaaagatgCGTTTACAAATTTAAGCAGCTTCATGTGCACATCCAAGACAATTAACATGACATACacataataaacatttcttCTTAAGCATATCTCCTTCACATCACATATCTTGAGGAGAATGTGGGAGTTACAGGTGTACAGTTACTGGGATCACCTGATCAAAATCTTCAGATGGAATAGAAATGGTTCATTcaacaagaggctgaagtgttGTCTTTGGTGCTCGTCAGGTTGTTCAGTTCCTCAGGACTGGCCTTCTGACTGCTGCCAGTGTTTACAGTCTTCTCTCCTGGTCTCTCATC
This sequence is a window from Siniperca chuatsi isolate FFG_IHB_CAS linkage group LG22, ASM2008510v1, whole genome shotgun sequence. Protein-coding genes within it:
- the LOC122869694 gene encoding putative selection and upkeep of intraepithelial T-cells protein 1 homolog isoform X1 produces the protein MSVFSSVLPCGLVAQVCLGAEGGASGNSVSRKILASAGETVILPCHVNVSADIPADVEWSKEGLDPNIAFLYRDGCETYEMKNLVFQYRTNLFINELKNGNISLRISNVQLSDTGIYICKTLQRPPREVVTIELVVGAVSEPQLSVVPAVNDGVTLQCEANCWFPQPEITFLDEQGNNISAETPKSGVDSRGCYTVTRRVTVQTATKRVTCRVQQPHHINQTRVTDIYIPANCMTSCTLTTSIAVVVTAIICALIGFLFKKCGNFVGGKKITITKYNTQKCRSLHTKKPG
- the LOC122869694 gene encoding putative selection and upkeep of intraepithelial T-cells protein 1 homolog isoform X2; the encoded protein is MNVRLFLGAALWSCCAGGASGNSVSRKILASAGETVILPCHVNVSADIPADVEWSKEGLDPNIAFLYRDGCETYEMKNLVFQYRTNLFINELKNGNISLRISNVQLSDTGIYICKTLQRPPREVVTIELVVGAVSEPQLSVVPAVNDGVTLQCEANCWFPQPEITFLDEQGNNISAETPKSGVDSRGCYTVTRRVTVQTATKRVTCRVQQPHHINQTRVTDIYIPANCMTSCTLTTSIAVVVTAIICALIGFLFKKCGNFVGGKKITITKYNTQKCRSLHTKKPG